A single window of Salvia splendens isolate huo1 chromosome 8, SspV2, whole genome shotgun sequence DNA harbors:
- the LOC121743052 gene encoding pectinesterase inhibitor 11-like, which translates to MMKWRAISTVVIVAAAVMASGSESRGVGRSKRSTEFIRTSCSATAYPTLCYSSLSTHAAAIQQNPKLLSTAVSTSADMARLSRAAGMTPREAGAMQDCVEELADSVDDTGIVSTTPEEMVRVQEEDHQETGESETEADSDETEETRPSEPWLELPKSQSRRPAKFADYV; encoded by the coding sequence ATGATGAAATGGAGAGCCATATCAACCGTTGTAATAGTAGCGGCGGCAGTCATGGCTTCCGGCAGCGAAAGCAGAGGCGTGGGCAGGTCGAAGAGGAGCACGGAGTTCATCCGTACATCCTGCTCCGCCACGGCCTACCCCACACTCTGCTACTCCTCCCTTTCCACCCACGCCGCCGCCATCCAGCAAAACCCCAAGCTCCTCTCCACAGCCGTATCCACCTCCGCCGACATGGCCAGGCTCTCCCGCGCCGCCGGCATGACGCCCCGCGAGGCCGGCGCCATGCAGGACTGCGTGGAGGAGCTGGCCGACTCGGTCGATGATACGGGCATAGTGAGTACAACACCGGAGGAGATGGTGAGAGTGCAGGAAGAAGATCACCAAGAGACGGGAGAGAGTGAAACAGAGGCAGACTCCGATGAAACGGAGGAAACCAGACCGAGCGAACCTTGGCTAGAGCTTCCAAAAAGCCAATCCCGACGGCCTGCGAAGTTCGCAGATTATGTTTga